Proteins encoded in a region of the Loxodonta africana isolate mLoxAfr1 chromosome 22, mLoxAfr1.hap2, whole genome shotgun sequence genome:
- the LOC100659626 gene encoding C-C chemokine receptor-like 2, protein MAGYTAAPDEDYDVLIEGDLSGSDTEQCDKYDARVLSAQLLPELYSIVFMVCLLGNLFVILVKYKGLKYVENIYFLNLAFSNLLFSLTLPFWAYTASAGGSLGDTMHTILIGVSAVGLYSEVCFNVLLTVHRYLVQSPSPTPCTASCGILTSVLPWTMAFLMSLPECIIYRPQMGGQENKYSFSIPHFLPAAEKSWKHFLTLKMNVLGLLFPLFIFIFCYVRMRRRLTCRDNENGLFKLVFAIMAVFLLMWAPYNVVLFLSAFKQDFSLDDCKSTYGLDQGIQITEIVAATHCFVNPLLHVFFDQDFRRHLGHLLHLSNNTSLQPGKESGQDALGEQPESSTQV, encoded by the coding sequence ATGGCTGGTTACACGGCAGCCCCGGACGAAGACTATGATGTTCTCATCGAGGGTGATCTGAGTGGCAGCGACACAGAACAATGTGACAAATACGATGCCAGGGTTCTCTCGGCTCAGCTGCTGCCAGAGTTGTACTCCATCGTGTTCATGGTCTGTCTTCTGGGCAACCTCTTTGTTATCTTGGTAAAATATAAAGGACTCAAATATGTAGAGAATATTTATTTCCTAAACTTGGCCTTTTCCAATTTGTTGTTCTCCCTTACCCTGCCATTCTGGGCTTACACTGCGTCTGCTGGGGGGAGCCTCGGAGACACCATGCATACAATTCTCATCGGTGTCAGCGCCGTAGGTTTGTACAGTGAGGTGTGTTTCAATGTGCTTCTGACAGTGCACAGGTACCTGGTGCAAAGTCCTTCGCCGACACCCTGTACAGCGTCCTGCGGCATCCTTACCAGTGTCCTGCCGTGGACAATGGCTTTTCTGATGAGTTTGCCTGAGTGCATAATTTACAGACCTCAGATGGGAGGACAGGAAAACAAGTACTCATTTAGCATACCTCATTTTCTGCCAGCTGCTGAGAAATCCTGGAAGCATTTTCTGACCTTAAAGATGAACGTTTTGGGACTTTTGTTTCcactgtttatttttatattttgctatGTGCGAATGAGACGAAGACTAACGTGCAGGGACAACGAGAATGGCCTTTTCAAGCTTGTTTTTGCCATCATGGCTGTCTTCCTTCTGATGTGGGCACCCTACAATGTTGTACTTTTCCTGTCTGCTTTCAAACAAGACTTCTCCCTGGATGACTGCAAGAGCACCTATGGCCTGGACCAGGGCATTCAGATAACGGAAATTGTTGCCGCCACCCACTGCTTCGTCAACCCTCTTCTCCACGTGTTTTTTGACCAGGACTTTCGGAGACACCTGGGCCATCTGCTCCACCTGAGTAATAACACATCGCTGCAACCCGGGAAGGAATCTGGCCAAGATGCATTAGGGGAACAACCCGAGTCTTCCACTCAAGTATGA
- the LOC100659910 gene encoding C-C chemokine receptor-like 2, giving the protein MAGYTAAPDEDYDVLIEGDLNGSDTEPCDKYDARVLSAQLLPNLYSIVFVVCLLGNLLVVLILAKYKGLRHVKNIYFLNLAFSNLLFSLTLPFWAYTASAGGSLGDTMHTILIGVSAVGLYSEVCFNVLLTVHRYLVQSPSPTPCTASCGILTSILVWTVAVLISLPECMAYTLQMEGQENKYSFSIPHFLPAAEKSWKHFLTLKMNILGLLFPLFIFIFCYVRMRRRLTCRDNENGLFKLVFAIMAVFLLMWAPYNVVLFLSTFKQDFSLDDCKSTYGLDQGIQITEIVAATHCFVNPLLHMFFDQDFRRHLGHLLHLSNNTSPQPGKESGRDALREQPESSTQV; this is encoded by the coding sequence ATGGCTGGTTACACGGCAGCCCCGGACGAAGACTATGATGTTCTCATCGAGGGTGATCTGAATGGCAGCGACACAGAACCATGTGACAAATACGATGCCAGGGTTCTCTCGGCTCAGCTGCTGCCAAATCTGTACTCCATCGTGTTCGTGGTCTGTCTTCTGGGCAACCTCTTGGTTGTGCTTATCCTGGCAAAATATAAAGGACTCAGACACGTGAAGAATATTTATTTCCTAAACTTGGCCTTTTCCAATTTGTTGTTCTCCCTTACCCTGCCATTCTGGGCTTACACTGCGTCTGCTGGGGGGAGCCTCGGAGACACCATGCATACAATTCTCATCGGTGTCAGCGCCGTAGGTTTGTACAGTGAGGTGTGTTTCAATGTGCTTCTGACAGTGCACAGGTACCTGGTGCAAAGTCCTTCGCCGACACCCTGTACAGCGTCCTGCGGCATCCTTACCAGTATCTTAGTGTGGACAGTGGCCGTTCTGATCAGTTTGCCTGAGTGCATGGCTTACACACTTCAGATGGAAGGGCAGGAAAACAAGTACTCATTTAGCATACCTCATTTTCTGCCAGCTGCTGAGAAATCCTGGAAGCATTTTCTGACCTTAAAGATGAACATTTTGGGACTTTTGTTTCcactgtttatttttatattttgctatGTGCGAATGAGACGAAGACTAACGTGCAGGGACAACGAGAATGGCCTTTTCAAGCTTGTTTTTGCCATCATGGCTGTCTTCCTTCTGATGTGGGCACCCTACAATGTTGTACTTTTCCTGTCTACTTTCAAACAAGACTTCTCCCTGGATGACTGCAAGAGCACCTATGGCCTGGACCAGGGCATTCAGATAACGGAAATTGTTGCCGCCACCCACTGCTTCGTCAACCCTCTTCTCCACATGTTTTTTGACCAGGACTTTCGGAGACACCTGGGCCATCTGCTCCACCTGAGTAATAACACATCACCGCAACCCGGGAAGGAATCTGGCCGAGACGCATTACGGGAACAACCCGAGTCTTCCACTCAAGTATGA